A genomic window from Candidatus Firestonebacteria bacterium RIFOXYD2_FULL_39_29 includes:
- a CDS encoding chorismate synthase — translation MIRFLTAGESHGKALVAVIDGLPSGLLLSTLDINPELKRRQEGYGRGKRMSIENDAVEIVSGVRNGKTIGSPVTLLIANSDFKNWGNKVICPVTMPRPGHADLSGSLKYGLSDIRDVLERASARETAARVAAGAVCKKFLKEFGVDIFGYVTEIAGIMAKPSDIKYKSVVEASPLRTSDKKAEKAMIAVIEKAKKNGDSVGGVFEIIAKKVPAGVGSYTQWDKKLDARLAGGLMSLQAIKGVEIGLGFKAAKQKGSKVHDEIYFGKGSYYRKSNNCGGIEGGMSNGSDILVRAAMKPIATLYKPLNSIDIITKKKVKATVERSDTCAVPAACVVGESIVAYEIANCFIEKFGGDTLMDIKASLKAYLKRIKVL, via the coding sequence ATGATAAGGTTTTTAACAGCCGGTGAATCTCACGGAAAAGCGTTGGTTGCTGTAATTGACGGTCTTCCTTCCGGGCTCTTACTTTCGACCTTGGACATCAATCCTGAGCTTAAAAGGCGTCAGGAAGGATATGGCAGGGGCAAAAGGATGTCTATAGAGAACGATGCCGTGGAAATTGTAAGCGGTGTCAGAAACGGAAAAACCATTGGCTCTCCGGTAACTTTATTAATAGCTAATAGTGATTTTAAAAATTGGGGAAATAAGGTTATTTGCCCAGTTACAATGCCCCGCCCCGGACACGCTGATCTTTCAGGGTCTTTAAAATACGGACTTTCTGATATAAGAGATGTTCTTGAACGTGCGAGTGCAAGAGAGACCGCTGCAAGAGTAGCTGCCGGCGCCGTCTGTAAAAAGTTTCTTAAGGAATTTGGCGTGGATATTTTTGGTTATGTAACAGAAATTGCCGGTATTATGGCAAAACCTTCCGATATAAAATATAAATCTGTTGTTGAAGCGTCACCTTTACGAACTTCTGATAAAAAAGCGGAGAAGGCAATGATAGCAGTTATCGAAAAAGCGAAAAAGAACGGAGATTCTGTCGGCGGTGTATTTGAAATAATAGCTAAAAAGGTCCCTGCCGGAGTCGGTTCTTATACGCAGTGGGATAAAAAACTGGATGCAAGGCTTGCAGGAGGACTTATGAGCCTGCAGGCAATCAAAGGAGTAGAAATTGGTCTTGGTTTTAAAGCAGCGAAGCAGAAGGGGTCAAAGGTTCATGATGAAATATATTTCGGTAAAGGTTCTTACTATAGAAAATCTAATAACTGCGGAGGCATTGAAGGAGGAATGAGTAATGGGTCTGATATTTTAGTCAGAGCCGCTATGAAACCTATTGCAACACTATATAAACCTTTAAATAGTATTGATATAATTACTAAAAAGAAAGTTAAAGCCACTGTGGAACGTTCTGATACCTGTGCAGTTCCTGCTGCATGTGTGGTCGGAGAATCTATTGTCGCGTATGAAATAGCAAATTGTTTTATTGAAAAATTCGGAGGGGATACCCTTATGGATATTAAAGCCTCTTTAAAGGCCTATTTAAAGAGGATAAAAGTTCTTTGA